A genomic segment from Paucidesulfovibrio longus DSM 6739 encodes:
- the cimA gene encoding citramalate synthase has translation MNRVKIYDTTLRDGTQAEELNLTTEDKIRVARKLDELGVHYIEGGWPGSNPTDKSFFKEIRKENFSTARVAAFGSTHYPRTTADKDPNLAALLEAETPVLTIFGKTWDLHAETALGVSLERNLELIRDSLAYLRPHVDELFFDAEHFFDGFKANPDFTLNCLRAAFEAGADVLVLCDTNGGTLTHELAAIMTEVRKALPDARLGIHPHNDSELAVANALEGVRQGAVQVQGTINGYGERCGNANLCSIIPNLELKMGLECIGADRLTLLRETSNYIAEVANLRPFLRQPFVGGSAFAHKGGIHVSAVLKNSETYEHIHPEAVGNHQRVLLSDLAGKSNIIFKARQYGYELDKNDPRLGALLGCIKERESIGFEYSVADASFELLLREFLGDSKDYFTFHNFFVVDSKREEDNQPLSEATVIVSVQGQKEHTAASGNGPVNALDGAVRKALERFYPRLKEVSLKDFKVRVVSGLIRDTGGTGSFVRVLIESSDRKNRWTTVGVSHNIIEASWQAVVDSIVYKLYLDEREAAKNLGDAGIP, from the coding sequence ATGAACAGGGTCAAGATCTACGACACCACCCTGCGCGACGGAACGCAGGCCGAGGAACTCAACCTGACCACCGAGGACAAGATCCGGGTGGCCCGGAAGCTTGATGAACTCGGCGTGCACTACATCGAAGGCGGCTGGCCCGGCTCCAACCCGACGGACAAGAGCTTCTTCAAGGAAATCCGCAAGGAAAACTTCTCCACGGCGCGGGTGGCCGCCTTCGGCAGCACGCACTACCCCCGGACCACGGCGGACAAGGATCCCAACCTCGCGGCCCTGCTCGAAGCGGAAACCCCGGTGCTGACCATCTTCGGCAAGACCTGGGATCTGCACGCGGAAACCGCCCTCGGCGTCAGCCTTGAGCGCAACCTCGAACTGATCCGCGACAGTCTCGCCTATCTGCGGCCCCATGTGGACGAGCTGTTTTTCGACGCCGAACACTTCTTCGACGGCTTCAAGGCCAACCCGGATTTCACCCTGAACTGTCTGCGGGCGGCCTTCGAGGCCGGGGCCGACGTGCTCGTGCTCTGCGACACCAACGGCGGCACCCTGACCCATGAACTGGCCGCCATCATGACCGAGGTGCGCAAGGCCCTGCCGGACGCGCGGCTCGGCATCCACCCGCACAACGACTCGGAACTGGCCGTGGCCAATGCCCTGGAAGGAGTTCGCCAGGGCGCCGTCCAGGTCCAGGGCACCATCAACGGCTACGGCGAACGCTGCGGCAACGCCAACCTCTGCTCCATCATTCCCAACCTGGAGCTGAAGATGGGGCTGGAGTGCATCGGCGCGGACCGCCTGACGCTGCTGCGCGAAACCTCCAACTACATCGCGGAAGTGGCCAACCTGCGCCCCTTCCTGCGCCAGCCCTTCGTGGGCGGCTCGGCCTTCGCGCACAAGGGCGGCATCCATGTCTCCGCAGTGCTCAAGAATTCCGAAACATACGAGCACATCCACCCGGAAGCCGTGGGCAACCACCAGCGCGTGCTGCTCTCCGACCTCGCGGGCAAGTCGAACATCATCTTCAAGGCCCGGCAGTACGGCTACGAGCTGGACAAGAACGATCCGCGCCTGGGTGCCCTGCTCGGCTGCATCAAGGAACGCGAGTCCATCGGCTTCGAATACTCCGTGGCCGACGCCAGCTTCGAACTGCTGCTGCGCGAATTCCTGGGCGATTCCAAGGACTACTTCACCTTCCACAACTTCTTCGTGGTGGACTCCAAGCGCGAGGAGGACAACCAGCCTCTGTCCGAGGCCACGGTCATCGTCTCCGTGCAGGGCCAGAAGGAACACACCGCGGCATCGGGCAACGGCCCGGTCAACGCCTTGGACGGCGCGGTGCGCAAGGCCCTGGAACGCTTCTATCCGCGCCTCAAGGAAGTCTCCCTGAAGGACTTCAAGGTCCGCGTGGTTTCAGGGCTCATCCGCGACACCGGGGGCACGGGCTCCTTCGTGCGCGTGCTCATCGAATCCAGCGACCGCAAGAACCGCTGGACCACGGTGGGCGTATCCCACAACATCATCGAGGCTTCCTGGCAGGCCGTGGTGGACTCCATCGTCTACAAGCTCTACCTGGACGAACGCGAAGCGGCCAAAAATCTCGGCGACGCGGGCATCCCCTAG
- a CDS encoding aspartate kinase has protein sequence MSLVVQKFGGTSVANLECMRQVLAKVKRPLSQGDKVVVVLSAMSGETNRLLALAKEWASNPDPAEMDSLVSTGEQVSVALFSILLKSQGIRARSVLGFQVPIRTNCAFGKARIVDIDGDKLHEMLEDLDVLVVAGFQGCDEQNRITTLGRGGSDTSAVALAAALKADVCEIYTDVPGVFTTDPNICSTARKIDRVAYDEMLEMASMGAKVLQIRSVEFAKKYNVVVHVRSTFCDEPGTIVCQEDQMEAVLVSGIAYDKDQARITLVHVEDRPGVSAEVFSAIAEKKILVDMIVQNPSKDGKTDLTFTVPRADLDQTLRVLEGLKYEVGFKELRYDKHAAKVSAIGVGMRNHSGVASKAFRALAEEGINILMISTSEIKVTCLIEEKYTELAVRTMHKAFGLDSETNAQSCKSA, from the coding sequence ATGAGCTTAGTGGTACAGAAGTTCGGCGGAACCTCCGTGGCCAACCTGGAGTGCATGCGGCAGGTTCTGGCCAAGGTCAAACGTCCGCTCTCCCAGGGCGACAAGGTCGTCGTGGTGCTCTCGGCCATGTCCGGCGAGACCAACCGCCTGCTCGCCCTGGCCAAGGAGTGGGCCTCCAATCCGGATCCCGCCGAAATGGACAGCCTGGTTTCCACCGGCGAACAGGTCTCGGTGGCGCTTTTCTCCATTCTCCTCAAATCACAGGGCATCCGCGCCCGCTCCGTGCTCGGCTTCCAGGTTCCCATCCGCACCAACTGCGCATTCGGCAAAGCCCGCATCGTGGACATCGACGGCGACAAGCTGCACGAAATGCTTGAGGATCTGGACGTGCTCGTGGTGGCCGGCTTCCAGGGCTGCGACGAACAAAACCGCATCACCACCCTGGGACGGGGAGGCTCGGACACCTCGGCGGTGGCCCTGGCCGCCGCGCTCAAGGCTGATGTCTGCGAAATCTATACTGATGTTCCGGGCGTGTTCACCACGGACCCGAACATCTGCTCCACCGCCCGCAAGATCGACCGCGTCGCCTACGACGAGATGCTGGAAATGGCCAGCATGGGAGCCAAGGTGCTCCAGATCCGGTCCGTGGAGTTCGCCAAGAAATACAACGTCGTCGTACACGTCCGGTCCACGTTCTGTGACGAGCCGGGCACCATCGTCTGTCAGGAGGATCAAATGGAAGCCGTGCTCGTATCCGGTATCGCCTACGACAAGGATCAGGCCCGCATCACGCTCGTGCACGTCGAGGACCGTCCCGGCGTCTCGGCCGAGGTCTTTTCCGCCATCGCCGAAAAGAAGATCCTCGTGGACATGATCGTCCAGAATCCGAGCAAGGACGGCAAGACCGACCTGACCTTCACCGTTCCCCGCGCCGACCTGGACCAGACGCTGCGCGTGCTGGAAGGGCTCAAATACGAGGTCGGATTCAAGGAACTGCGCTACGACAAGCACGCCGCCAAGGTTTCCGCCATCGGCGTGGGCATGCGCAACCATTCGGGCGTCGCGTCCAAGGCTTTCCGCGCCTTGGCCGAGGAAGGCATCAACATCCTGATGATCTCCACCTCCGAGATCAAGGTCACCTGCCTGATCGAGGAGAAATACACGGAACTCGCCGTGCGCACCATGCACAAAGCCTTTGGCCTGGACTCCGAAACCAATGCGCAAAGCTGCAAGAGCGCATGA
- the tsaE gene encoding tRNA (adenosine(37)-N6)-threonylcarbamoyltransferase complex ATPase subunit type 1 TsaE: MTLHVELEDLASTLAFGRKLASAFAGRSRPPALLLTGGLGAGKTTLIRALVESLPGADQAEVTSPSFNIVNIYPTNPPVAHFDLYRLADGCSDDDIFELLESETTWNVVEWADRLAPQDEPQRAVHIALRPSGTGRTAQIKAKEKADEATLRSILEVKEG; this comes from the coding sequence ATGACGCTGCACGTCGAACTGGAGGATCTCGCCTCGACCCTGGCCTTCGGCAGGAAGCTGGCCTCGGCCTTCGCCGGCCGGTCCCGGCCTCCCGCGCTGCTGCTCACGGGGGGCCTCGGAGCGGGCAAGACCACGCTGATCCGCGCCCTGGTCGAGTCGCTGCCCGGAGCGGACCAGGCCGAAGTCACCAGCCCCAGCTTCAATATCGTAAACATCTATCCCACCAATCCGCCGGTTGCGCATTTCGACCTTTACAGACTGGCGGATGGCTGCTCCGACGACGACATATTCGAGCTTTTGGAATCGGAAACGACCTGGAACGTGGTGGAATGGGCAGATCGGCTCGCCCCGCAAGACGAGCCGCAACGCGCCGTGCACATTGCGCTCCGGCCTTCGGGCACTGGACGAACGGCCCAAATAAAGGCAAAGGAAAAAGCGGACGAGGCAACCCTCCGCTCCATCCTCGAAGTAAAAGAAGGGTAG
- a CDS encoding CBS domain-containing protein, whose protein sequence is MLTAKDIMTTNAVTLRPESDVSEAVRLMLENKINGLPVVDADGRLVGVICQSDLIAQQKKIALPSFFTLLDGLFPISATEQLDKEVSKMTALTVEKAMTSDPVSVEASTPLDEIATLMVEKKLYTLPVLENGRVVGVVGKEDVLRTLF, encoded by the coding sequence ATGCTGACCGCCAAGGATATCATGACCACCAACGCCGTGACGCTCCGGCCTGAATCGGACGTGAGCGAAGCCGTCCGACTGATGCTGGAAAACAAGATCAACGGCCTGCCCGTGGTGGACGCGGACGGACGCCTCGTGGGCGTCATCTGCCAGAGCGACCTCATTGCCCAGCAGAAGAAGATCGCGCTGCCCTCCTTCTTCACCCTGCTCGACGGCCTTTTTCCCATCTCGGCCACGGAGCAGCTGGACAAGGAAGTCAGCAAGATGACCGCCCTGACCGTGGAAAAGGCCATGACCAGCGACCCTGTTTCCGTGGAAGCGTCCACTCCCCTGGATGAGATCGCCACGCTCATGGTCGAGAAGAAGCTCTATACCCTGCCCGTGCTTGAAAATGGGCGAGTCGTGGGCGTCGTGGGCAAGGAAGACGTGCTCCGCACGCTTTTCTAG
- a CDS encoding bifunctional ADP-dependent NAD(P)H-hydrate dehydratase/NAD(P)H-hydrate epimerase, translating into MFEPLPTPVEMAQWDRAAIEGVGIRGEILMENAGREALNVLREACGPLAEARVLVLAGPGNNGGDAFVLARHLHDLGAEVLTLHAKPRREYRGHAGYHLRLAARTGVPLKRLTRLSLARFAEPDRQPDILVDGLLGTGFQGELRSDFHQFVEGANRIGESAFVLALDIPSGLNGETGEPQPLAIRADATATFGAVKLGLALPPAAAFTGIVAPCDIGIPSSCIQAAIPSHYRIAPEIMELVPLPGPDMHKGQAGHLLVVGGSPGLTGAPHLAALGALRGGCGLVTLAAPAALCAEAKAGRPEIMTLPLGHGEGWTPALADELAALLAASPRRFDAVALGPGLGRDDGARDFLRVLGPNLLLPLVCDADALFHLSGSPEFLPEGAVITPHPGEAARLLGKSTAEIQSSRIASARTLARRHEAVTVLKGAGSIVADPEGRAHLCPLSAPALAVAGSGDVLTGLIGSLLARGLSPLRAACLGVYWHGLAGILLGDTFPGRGCLAGEIADALPRSLHHDDKEYPC; encoded by the coding sequence ATGTTCGAGCCGCTGCCCACCCCCGTGGAAATGGCCCAATGGGACCGCGCCGCCATCGAAGGCGTGGGCATCCGTGGCGAAATCCTGATGGAGAACGCCGGGCGCGAGGCCCTGAACGTTCTCCGCGAGGCCTGCGGCCCGCTGGCGGAGGCCCGCGTGCTGGTGCTGGCCGGGCCGGGCAACAACGGCGGCGACGCCTTCGTTCTCGCGCGGCATCTTCACGATCTCGGCGCCGAGGTGCTGACGCTGCACGCCAAGCCGCGCCGCGAATACCGCGGCCACGCCGGGTACCACCTGCGGCTGGCCGCACGCACGGGCGTGCCCCTGAAACGCCTGACCCGCCTCTCCCTGGCCCGGTTCGCGGAGCCGGACCGCCAGCCGGACATCCTGGTGGACGGGCTGCTCGGCACCGGCTTCCAGGGCGAGCTGCGATCCGATTTTCACCAGTTCGTCGAGGGCGCCAACCGCATCGGCGAATCCGCCTTCGTGCTGGCCCTGGACATTCCCTCCGGCCTCAACGGCGAAACCGGCGAACCGCAACCCCTGGCGATCCGCGCCGACGCCACCGCGACCTTCGGCGCGGTCAAGCTCGGCCTGGCCCTGCCTCCGGCCGCGGCCTTCACCGGAATCGTCGCCCCCTGCGACATCGGCATCCCCAGCTCCTGCATCCAGGCCGCCATTCCTTCCCACTACCGCATCGCCCCGGAAATCATGGAACTCGTACCGCTCCCCGGTCCGGACATGCACAAGGGGCAGGCGGGCCATCTGCTCGTGGTCGGCGGCAGCCCGGGCCTTACGGGCGCGCCGCATCTCGCGGCCCTGGGCGCGCTGCGCGGCGGCTGCGGGCTCGTCACCCTGGCGGCCCCGGCGGCCCTCTGCGCCGAGGCCAAGGCGGGCCGACCGGAAATCATGACGCTGCCCCTGGGGCACGGCGAGGGCTGGACCCCGGCCCTGGCCGACGAACTGGCCGCTCTCCTCGCCGCCTCCCCGCGCCGCTTCGACGCCGTGGCCCTCGGTCCCGGCCTCGGACGCGACGACGGCGCCCGCGACTTCCTGCGTGTGCTGGGACCGAACCTGCTTTTGCCTCTGGTCTGCGATGCGGACGCGCTCTTCCACCTCTCCGGCTCGCCGGAGTTTCTGCCCGAAGGCGCGGTGATCACCCCCCACCCCGGTGAAGCCGCGCGCCTGCTCGGCAAATCCACTGCGGAAATCCAGTCCTCCCGCATCGCCTCGGCCCGGACCCTGGCCCGCCGCCACGAGGCCGTGACGGTTCTCAAGGGCGCGGGCAGCATCGTGGCCGACCCGGAAGGCCGCGCGCACCTTTGCCCGCTTTCCGCTCCGGCCCTGGCCGTGGCCGGTTCCGGCGACGTGCTCACGGGGCTGATCGGTTCCCTGCTCGCCCGCGGCCTTTCCCCGTTGCGCGCCGCCTGCCTGGGTGTATACTGGCATGGACTGGCGGGCATTCTGCTCGGCGACACATTTCCAGGGCGCGGCTGCCTTGCGGGCGAAATCGCCGACGCCCTGCCCCGTTCCCTTCACCATGACGACAAGGAGTACCCATGCTGA
- a CDS encoding holo-[acyl-carrier-protein] synthase has protein sequence MVRGLGIDLVELDRIRASHARFGERFVKRILTKREAVRLEGRSDPAPYLAALFAGKEAAVKALGTGFAQGVTLHNVEILHLPSGKPELHLSGRALEVAKALGVSSMHVSLTHARDTAGAVVVLEG, from the coding sequence ATGGTGCGCGGACTCGGCATCGACCTCGTGGAACTCGACCGCATCCGCGCGTCCCACGCCCGATTCGGCGAACGCTTCGTGAAGCGCATCCTCACGAAACGCGAGGCCGTTCGCCTGGAAGGCAGGAGCGATCCCGCGCCCTACCTCGCGGCCCTGTTCGCGGGCAAGGAAGCGGCGGTCAAGGCGCTCGGAACGGGATTCGCCCAGGGGGTGACCCTGCACAACGTGGAAATCCTGCACCTGCCTTCCGGAAAGCCGGAGCTGCACCTGAGCGGACGAGCCCTTGAAGTGGCCAAAGCTCTTGGGGTAAGCTCCATGCACGTCTCCCTCACGCATGCGCGCGATACCGCCGGAGCCGTGGTCGTCCTCGAAGGCTGA
- a CDS encoding pyridoxine 5'-phosphate synthase codes for MPVLCVNIDHVATLRNARMGIEPEPVTAAAICELAGADGIIVHLREDRRHIRDRDVRVLRETLNTRLHLEMAATAEMQAIALETEPDMVCLVPEKRQELTTEGGLNCIGREKELADYLAPLHAAGIRSSLFVDADPAQIAAAHAAGTEFIEIHTGHYADAKKHAERQAELDKILMGIEMAQDLGLKVNLGHGLNYTNTLAFACVPGIYEYSIGHAIMARAIFVGLDTAVRDMAAVVASFDD; via the coding sequence ATGCCCGTACTCTGCGTCAATATCGACCACGTCGCCACGCTTCGCAACGCCCGCATGGGCATCGAGCCCGAACCCGTCACCGCCGCGGCCATCTGCGAGCTCGCCGGAGCCGACGGCATCATCGTCCACCTGCGCGAGGACCGCCGCCACATCCGCGACCGCGACGTGCGCGTGCTGCGCGAGACGCTGAACACCCGGCTGCACCTGGAAATGGCCGCCACCGCCGAAATGCAGGCCATTGCCCTGGAAACCGAACCGGACATGGTCTGCCTCGTTCCGGAAAAGCGCCAGGAGCTGACCACGGAAGGCGGGCTCAATTGCATCGGCCGCGAAAAGGAACTGGCCGACTATCTCGCTCCTCTGCATGCGGCGGGCATCCGCTCCAGCCTGTTCGTGGACGCCGACCCCGCCCAGATCGCCGCGGCCCATGCCGCCGGAACGGAATTCATCGAAATCCACACCGGCCACTATGCCGACGCGAAAAAACACGCCGAACGCCAGGCCGAGCTGGACAAGATCCTCATGGGCATTGAAATGGCCCAGGATCTGGGGCTCAAGGTCAACCTCGGCCACGGGCTGAACTACACCAACACCCTGGCCTTCGCCTGCGTGCCAGGCATCTACGAATATTCCATCGGCCACGCCATCATGGCGCGGGCCATCTTCGTGGGTCTGGACACCGCCGTCCGGGACATGGCCGCGGTCGTGGCCTCCTTCGACGACTGA
- a CDS encoding UDP-glucose dehydrogenase family protein: protein MNVCIVGTGYVGLVSAACFAEMGNDVICVDVNPQVVETLRAGKVHIFEPGLEELVRRNVAEGRLSFTTDLGEGLENALFVFITVGTPSRPDGSCDLCYVDAVAEEIGRRMTDYKIVVDKSTVPVGTADRVRGIIRKALDERGVGLEFDVVSNPEFLKEGDAVTDFMKPDRVIVGTENVRTAELLKALYSPFARSREKLIVMKTRSAEMTKYAANCMLATKISFINEMSGICERVGADVSEVRLGIGSDHRIGYHFIYPGVGYGGSCFPKDVKALIDTARDNGYEPSLIAAVDEVNNRQKLVLAEKIEAYFAPQGGVNGKTLAMWGIAFKANTDDIREAPALELIRVLTARGMRVRAFDPVAGARAREVLKGNELVEIVESQYQALDGADALAVVTDWNQFRNPDFERIRKSLSAPLLFDGRNLYSPQFMGQNGFAYFSIGRTPVNA, encoded by the coding sequence ATGAATGTCTGTATCGTAGGCACCGGATACGTGGGCCTTGTCAGCGCGGCCTGTTTCGCGGAAATGGGCAACGATGTGATCTGCGTGGACGTGAATCCCCAGGTCGTGGAAACGCTGCGGGCCGGGAAAGTCCATATTTTCGAGCCCGGCCTGGAGGAACTCGTCCGGCGCAACGTGGCCGAGGGCAGGCTGTCCTTCACCACGGACCTCGGCGAGGGACTTGAGAACGCGCTTTTCGTGTTCATCACGGTCGGCACGCCCTCCCGTCCGGACGGTTCCTGCGATCTCTGCTACGTGGACGCCGTGGCCGAGGAGATCGGCCGGAGGATGACCGACTACAAGATCGTCGTGGACAAATCCACGGTTCCCGTGGGCACGGCGGACCGCGTACGCGGAATCATCCGCAAGGCCCTGGACGAGCGGGGCGTGGGGCTGGAGTTCGACGTGGTCTCCAACCCCGAATTCCTCAAGGAGGGCGACGCGGTCACGGACTTCATGAAACCCGACCGGGTCATCGTGGGCACGGAGAACGTGCGCACCGCCGAACTGCTCAAGGCCCTCTACTCGCCGTTCGCCCGCTCCCGCGAGAAGCTCATCGTCATGAAGACGCGCAGCGCGGAAATGACCAAGTATGCGGCCAACTGCATGCTGGCCACCAAGATCAGCTTCATCAACGAGATGTCCGGCATCTGCGAGCGCGTCGGCGCGGACGTCAGCGAAGTGCGCCTGGGCATTGGCTCGGACCACCGCATCGGCTACCATTTCATCTATCCCGGCGTGGGCTACGGCGGCTCCTGCTTTCCCAAGGACGTCAAGGCGCTCATCGACACGGCGCGCGACAACGGCTACGAGCCGAGCCTGATCGCGGCCGTGGACGAGGTCAACAACCGCCAGAAGCTGGTGCTCGCCGAAAAGATCGAGGCGTATTTCGCGCCGCAGGGCGGAGTCAACGGCAAGACCCTGGCCATGTGGGGCATCGCCTTCAAGGCCAATACCGACGACATCCGCGAGGCGCCCGCCCTGGAGCTGATCCGGGTGCTCACGGCCAGGGGCATGCGCGTGCGCGCCTTCGACCCCGTGGCCGGCGCGCGCGCGCGCGAGGTGCTCAAGGGGAACGAGCTGGTGGAAATCGTGGAGAGCCAGTACCAGGCGCTGGACGGCGCGGACGCCCTGGCCGTGGTCACGGACTGGAACCAGTTCCGCAACCCGGACTTCGAACGCATCCGCAAGTCCCTCTCCGCGCCCCTGCTGTTCGACGGCCGCAACCTCTACTCCCCGCAGTTCATGGGGCAGAACGGGTTCGCCTACTTCAGCATCGGGCGGACGCCCGTGAACGCCTGA
- a CDS encoding methyl-accepting chemotaxis protein produces the protein MFGRSFFSLFRGLSITAKLTISSLVFVLPIALLSYFVFSASYENISLARLEMRGNAYIRPLSSLLQQVTEHERLVVQSFSGDVDEAKLLALEKGMDARFEELEALHAASAHALEVDSAGLERRGRQRLAVDQLKKRWDELKQWKGASPGKFMGKHAALVSDLLGLIELVGGTSSLGLDPDQDSTALVRAVIELLPRTQALISDVISYYETAQDAGEISEMARQEFLLLGAELRRVGYADVIAAGRNALEEDEFYYGVSPSLQENLSPLLRRYEASARDFLEYVNMLADSARWTLVKPPVFLQSALQLRRTARELSETSSAELDALLQRRLDHYRTTLWIIVGTCGGTLVLAFAMVALIGRSVVRPIAKIRGFTRSIAQEDFGATLDSRFSGELAELAHDIRAMLATLKRFGFAQGLLDGMTSPCFVVDTNLSLTFVNQAMLDLLEREGEPAGCLGQRIEEFFYKCVDGEILAERVQAERTALVNVEREMRTDKGSHRFVRLDGAPLYDLEGALMGSFTLVTDLTSVKENERQVRRQVETMSEVAARAEGIADDVAEAASRLEAQIEDVASGSSNQKSRTVESVTAMEQMNASVSEVARNAGQAAREAQDAIVKAEQGERTVESVIESIRAVQGHAETLRTAMRALNSEAAGIGTVMNVIEDIADQTNLLALNAAIEAARAGDAGRGFAVVADEVRKLAEKTMDATKQVGRAIVSIQKGAEQSVAATDAAVTAVHSSTEQASLAGTALQEIVRVIDSNSGQIRAIATAAEQQAATSEEISRSVNGIDNVCDETALHVQDSRQAIERLARLAEDLRRVIQGMRGN, from the coding sequence ATGTTCGGGCGGTCCTTTTTTTCGCTGTTCCGGGGGTTGAGCATCACCGCCAAGCTGACGATTTCCAGCCTGGTGTTCGTGCTGCCCATAGCCCTGTTGTCCTATTTCGTCTTCAGCGCGAGCTACGAGAACATCAGCCTGGCCCGCCTGGAGATGCGCGGCAATGCCTACATCCGTCCGTTGTCTTCGCTGCTTCAGCAGGTGACGGAGCACGAGCGGCTGGTGGTCCAGTCTTTTTCGGGCGACGTGGACGAGGCCAAGCTGCTCGCCCTGGAAAAAGGCATGGACGCCCGTTTCGAAGAACTGGAAGCGCTGCATGCGGCCTCGGCCCATGCCTTGGAGGTCGATTCCGCAGGACTGGAACGGCGGGGCAGACAGCGTCTGGCCGTGGACCAGCTCAAAAAGCGCTGGGACGAACTCAAGCAGTGGAAGGGAGCCTCGCCCGGCAAATTCATGGGCAAGCACGCGGCCCTGGTCAGCGATCTGCTCGGCCTCATCGAGCTGGTGGGCGGCACGTCCAGCCTCGGCCTGGATCCGGACCAGGATTCCACGGCCCTGGTGCGCGCGGTGATCGAACTGCTGCCCCGGACCCAGGCGCTCATCTCGGACGTGATTTCCTATTACGAAACGGCCCAGGACGCGGGCGAGATTTCCGAGATGGCGCGTCAGGAATTCCTGCTGCTCGGCGCGGAGCTGCGCCGCGTTGGGTATGCGGACGTGATCGCGGCCGGGCGCAACGCCCTGGAAGAGGATGAATTCTATTACGGGGTCAGCCCCAGCCTCCAGGAGAATCTGTCCCCTCTGCTGCGACGCTATGAAGCCTCTGCCCGCGATTTTCTCGAATATGTGAACATGCTTGCGGATTCCGCCCGCTGGACCCTCGTCAAGCCGCCGGTCTTTCTCCAGTCCGCGCTCCAGCTTCGCCGCACGGCGCGGGAACTGTCCGAAACATCGTCGGCCGAGCTGGACGCGCTGCTCCAGCGTCGCCTGGACCACTACCGGACGACCCTTTGGATCATCGTGGGCACGTGCGGCGGAACGCTCGTCCTCGCCTTCGCGATGGTGGCCCTGATCGGCCGCAGCGTGGTCCGTCCCATTGCGAAGATTCGCGGATTCACGCGCAGCATCGCGCAGGAGGACTTCGGCGCGACGCTGGACTCCCGCTTCAGCGGCGAGCTTGCCGAGCTTGCCCATGACATCCGGGCCATGCTCGCGACCCTGAAGCGATTCGGGTTCGCGCAGGGGCTGCTCGACGGCATGACCTCTCCCTGCTTCGTGGTCGATACGAATCTTAGCCTGACCTTCGTGAACCAGGCCATGCTCGATCTGCTGGAACGCGAGGGAGAGCCCGCCGGCTGTCTGGGCCAGCGCATCGAGGAATTTTTCTATAAATGCGTGGACGGCGAAATTCTGGCCGAGCGCGTCCAGGCCGAACGCACCGCGCTGGTCAACGTCGAGCGCGAGATGCGGACCGACAAAGGCTCCCATCGTTTCGTGCGGCTCGACGGCGCGCCCTTGTACGATCTGGAGGGGGCTTTGATGGGCTCCTTCACCCTGGTTACCGACCTGACGAGCGTGAAGGAGAACGAGAGACAGGTGCGCCGCCAGGTCGAGACCATGAGCGAGGTGGCCGCCAGGGCCGAAGGCATCGCCGACGACGTGGCCGAGGCGGCCTCCCGCCTGGAGGCCCAGATCGAGGACGTGGCCAGCGGTTCCTCGAACCAGAAGAGCCGGACCGTGGAATCCGTCACCGCCATGGAGCAGATGAACGCCTCGGTGTCCGAGGTCGCGCGGAATGCGGGGCAGGCGGCGCGCGAAGCCCAGGACGCCATCGTCAAGGCCGAGCAGGGCGAGCGGACCGTGGAAAGCGTGATCGAATCCATCCGCGCGGTGCAGGGACACGCCGAAACGCTGCGCACGGCCATGCGCGCGCTGAATTCCGAGGCCGCCGGCATCGGCACCGTCATGAACGTCATCGAGGACATCGCGGACCAGACCAACCTCCTGGCCCTGAACGCGGCCATCGAGGCGGCGCGCGCAGGCGACGCCGGGCGAGGATTCGCCGTGGTCGCGGACGAGGTGCGCAAGCTGGCCGAGAAGACGATGGACGCCACCAAGCAGGTGGGCCGGGCCATCGTGAGCATCCAGAAAGGCGCCGAGCAGAGCGTGGCCGCCACGGACGCCGCCGTCACCGCCGTGCATTCGTCCACGGAGCAGGCGTCCCTTGCGGGAACGGCCTTGCAGGAAATCGTCCGGGTCATCGACAGCAACTCCGGCCAGATCCGCGCCATCGCCACCGCCGCGGAGCAGCAGGCGGCCACCAGCGAGGAGATCAGCCGGTCCGTGAACGGCATCGACAACGTCTGCGACGAGACGGCCCTGCATGTCCAGGACTCGCGCCAGGCCATCGAGCGGCTCGCGCGGCTGGCCGAGGATCTGCGCCGCGTCATCCAGGGCATGCGCGGCAACTGA